The following nucleotide sequence is from Flavimarina sp. Hel_I_48.
GATTTATCGATACCATCAATATATTCCAGCGAGTCGTCCAGAAAAAACTGAAGTTCTGGCATGCGTCGCAGCTGGTGTCGCGTACGCTGTGCGATCTCATGTTTTATAAAAGGCTTTAGTTGTTTAAGTTCGGCAAGTATTTCATTTCCACGCTTGTTTGGGAACACGCTCACGTAAACTTTTGCCTGTGACAAATCTGTCGTGGTGCTCACTTTACTTACGGAGATGATCATATCTTTTACGCCTGCTTCAAGCATCGCTTTTTGTAGCACATCTACAAGATCTTTTTGTAGCACACCGGCTACTTTTTTCTGTCTATTTGTTTCCATAGTGCAAAAATACGGTTTTATTATGGAGGTTACTTCACAGGTTTGCCTTGCTGAAGGCTGAAAAATTATGCTTTCTTAATTTTCTGCCAGAAAGATGCAAGTTGGGCAATTTTCAGTTAAATTCGATCAAAAAATTTAAACTGTGGAAAGAATAGACCATATAGGCATTGCCGTTAAAGACCTGAAGAAAGCAAACCTGTTTTATAAAAAATTACTGGGGACTGCACATTACAAGATCGAATTTGTGGAAAGTGAGCATGTAAATACCTCATTTTTTAAAATGGGCGAGAACAAAATAGAGCTTCTCGAGGCAACCTCAGACGACAGTCCCATTGCCAAATTTATTGCAAAATATGGAGAGGGCATGCACCATGTGGCCTATGCCGTAGATGATATCAAAGGGGAGCTCAAGCGCCTAAAAGAAGAAGGTTTTGACCTTATCAATGAAACTCCTAAGCGGGGCGCAGACAATAAATGGGTTGCTTTTGTACATCCTAAAAGTGCTGGCGGCATACTCATGGAACTTTGCCAGGACGTGCTTACCCCAGACTTGCCAGAAAGGGATTAAAGAAGATAGGCGTGAATTATTTGCAGCCTTAAAAAAATAGGCTTATTTTTGCGCCCGCAATGTTTGTTAATGATAAACATGTGCCGGTCCCATAGCTCAGCTGGTTAGAGCATCTGACTCATAATCAGAGGGTCCTTGGTTCGAGCCCAAGTGGGACCACATTTAACACTTGAAAACCCCTATAAACAGTACGTTTATAGGGGTTTTTGTTTTTTTCCTTTAACTCTTAAGAGTCTCTAGATTTCTTCGTTTTTTTTATTAATAGAGTTATTAAGTTTTAAAATTAGTAAAATCTATTTTAGAAGGTTTTACAGTTTATATGCAATTATTAAAAGATACTACTATCAATTACTTTAATACGAAACGAGTACTTCCGCAATTTTAATAAGATGCTTAAGATTATATTCGTAGAACATTAATAAAAGGAACTTTACTCTTATCTGGTTATTGCTTCTTTAAAACAAAGATTTTGAAAAACATTTTAACGATAATATTTCTTACCCTTTCAATTTCAATTTATTCTCAAGAACCAAGAGCACGAGATTTAGGAATTCAATTTGAGGGAACTACAGGAAAATTTAATGCAATAACTGATGTTGAAGGTGTTTCTGTGGGGCATTCAACCATTATTTCAGGAAGCGGAAAAAACGAATTAGAAAAAGGACCTATTCGAACTGGAGTAACCGCAATATTTCCAAGTGGAAAAAAGAAAAAACCTTTATATGCAAACTGGTATAGTTTAAATGGAAACGGAGAAATGACTGGAACGACTTGGATTACAGAATCCGGTTTTTTAGAAACACCTATAATGTTGACTAATACATTTAGCGTAGGAACAGTAAGACAAGCAACTTTGAAATGGATGGTGGATACAGTCTGGAGTGATGAAGATTGGTGGTGGGCATTTCCAGTTGTTGCAGAAACTTATGACGGATTTTTGAATGATATCTACGGATTTCAAGTGCAAGAAAAAAATGTTTTAGAAGCTATCGAAAATACCACCAACAAGGAAGTTGAAGAAGGTAATGTGGGTGGTGGAACTGGAATGATGAGTTTTGGATTCAAAAGCGGTATTGGAACGTCTTCTCGAATTTTAAAATTTCCAGATACGACGTATACAGTTGGAGTTTTAGTGCAGTCAAATTTTGGCGATAAAAAACGATTTAGAATAGATGGCGTCCCAATTGGAAAGGAATTAAAAGACACATTGGATATCGAATACAAAGAACAACCTGAATCAAGAAGGCAAAATGGAGATGGTTCTATAATAGTTATTGTCGCTACTGATGTGCCATTACTTCCTTATCAGTTAAAAAGAGTTTCGCAACGAGTACCAATTGGAATTGGAAAATTAGGAGGAATTGGAGCAAATGGTTCAGGAGACATTTTCATCTCTTTTTCTACCGCAAATCAAGGAGCGTACATTCGAGAGGGAAAGACTTCTGTAGTAACAATCTCAAACGATTGGATGAATGATGTGTTTGAAGCTACAATTCAAGCAGTAGAAGAAGATGTAATTAATGCTATGGTTGCAGCCGAAACAATGGATGGGAATAATGGAAATAAAGTTTATGCATTACCACACGATAAGCTTATTGAAATAATGAAAAAATATAATCGAATAAAATAAAGGGGTGCCACAATTGCTATCAGTAATTTTTTGTTCTCGATTATTTCTAAAATCCTCGCGGATGTTTAGTCTTGTATGTACTTGCTAAGTTAAAGACTAACTTACGAAACTCCTTAACGCTGAGTCGTTGTAGATTTACAACAATACGATCACTCGAAGAAAACCTATAAAAATAAAGTCTAGCATACCATACTTGTCAAATAAATGAAAAAAACTCACAAAACAGGGATCAACGATTATAGTAAATCCTTAATAGGGAAGTTCGGGATTTGACAATAAGAAGATATAAATAAAAAGGCTCTACCTGCCAAAGCAAGTGAGCCCTTTTTATTTTTGTAAATTACCATTAGAAGCCTAAAGTGTTAATAGCTGGCATCTTAATGGCCGCAAAGATCAATTTGAGATTAATCCTTATTCTGAATCTTTAATATCTATTAATTCTACAGTAAACATAAGTGGTTCACCGGGACCAATTTTAGGGGCAGATCCTTGCTGACCATACGCAAGATCAGAAGGAATGTAGAATTCATATTTAGCACCTTCTTTCATTAACTGAAGACCTTCTGTCCAACCCTTGATTACTTGATTCACACCAAAAGTAGCCGACTGGCCACGCTCGTAAGAACTGTCAAAAACAGAACCGTCTATTAACTTACCTTCGTAGTTCACTTCCACTTGATCTGTTGCTGATGGAGTGGCGCCGGTTCCTTCTTCAAGAACTTTGTATTGTAAACCACTATCTGTAGTTTGAACACCTTCTTTAGTTGCATTTTCTTTCAAGAAAGCTTCTTCTTTGCCTTTATTTTCTTCGGCTTTTGCTTGCTGTTCTTTTTGTTGTCTTTCGCGCAATTGTGTATCAAACTTTTGCATCACTTGCTGCATTGCTGCTGGTGGGATATCCACGCTGTCAGTAAGTGCAGTGCGCACGCCCTGAACGTAGACATCTACATCAAAAAACTGTTCTGGGTTGTCCCCTAAAGCTTGTTTAAATTGTGCTCCTGTGTTAGCACCTATGATATAGGAAACAGAATCCTTGAACGTTTTTAAGTCGGCATCGCCGCTTGATTGCATTTTAGAATCATTGCAATTCACTAAGGTAAGCGCTACGGGTAACGCTAAAAATAATTTATTAAATTTCATTTTATATTTTTATGATTTTCACATGCAAATAACGGCATATTAAAACACCTATAAAAATCTTTTACAATCAATTGTAATTAGGATTAGCTAACAAATGCACTATATCCTGTAATTGCCCGTCCTACAATAAGCGTATTGATCTCTTTAGTCCCTTCGTACGAGTAGATTGCTTCGGCATCAGCGACAAAGCGGGCCACATCATATTCAAGCAGGATCCCGTTGCCGCCCATTACTTCCCGTGCGCGACTTACAACGTCACGGGTGCGCATAGAGCAGAACACTTTAGCAAGGGAGGCATGCTCATCTTTGAGAATATCGCCATCCTGCATTTCTGAAAGCCGAAAGCAAAGTGTTTCCATAGCCGTAAGGTTTGCCACCATTTCCACGAGATGGTTTTGAATAAGCTGAAAACTGGCAATAGGCCTGCCAAACTGCTCCCTTTTCTTTGTGTATTTTAGTGCAGCTTCATAAGCGCCCCGAGCACAGCCCACCGCTTGCCAGGCAACGCCCGCGCGTGTCATGCGCAATACTTTTGCAGTGTCCTTAAAGGAGTTCGCATTCTGTAGGCGGTCTGTTTCCGGTACGCGGCAATCGGTTAAGGTGATGATGGCATTTTGCACGGTGCGCAACGCCATTTTATCTGGCATTTTTTCGGCTTTAAAGCCGGGATTTTCCTTGCGTACAATAAATCCTTTCACGCGGTCAGAATCCACATCGCGGGCCCAGATAACCGTCAGGTCAGAAAAAGTGGCGTTTCCTATCCATTTTTTCTGGCCATTAAGTACCCATTCCTCACCTTCTTTTTTACAGGTCGTGCCCATGCCGCCGGCCACGCCAGATCCCACTTCGGGTTCTGTAAGGCCAAAAGCACCAATTTTTTCAAACTTCTGCATCTTCGGAAGCCATTCCTGTTTTTGTTCCTCACTTCCACAGAGATAAATAGAACCCATGGCAAGCCCGCTATGTACTCCAAAAAAGGTAGAGATCGATACGTCAACCCGGGCAAGTTCCATCGCGAGAATCCCTTCCATCAGAAATGATTGATCAGGGCAGCCATATCCTTTATAGGCGATACCACAAACGTTGAGTTTTGCCATTTTAGGGATTATATGGTGCGGAAATTCTGCTTTGTTCCAGTATTCATTTGCAATAGGCTTAACTTCTTCTTCCATGAAATTGCGCATTTTCATCTGTATTTCGCGCTGTTCTGGAGTTAATTTGAGTTCCAGATTATAAAAATCGCCGTCTATGGGAGGTAATTTATGCTGCCCTTTTTTTGACTGTGTCTTTAGCATTTTCATGAGTCCGCCCAGCTGACGATCGTCCAGGTTGCCTACTGCAGCCATCACCTCAGAAAGGTCTACCTTTTTGGAAAGTTTGGTCAGGGCATCAAGATCTACATGCTTGAGCAGATTTATGGTATTTTTTACTTTTGAAAATAGCGACATCGATTGAATATTTTGAGATAAATTTTATTAAATATAGGCAGTTTTGAGAAACCCTTTGACCAAAACAATGTTAATTGGTCAGATCCCTCAATAGGCTCTGGTGAATATAGGCACTTTGATCTTGCCGAGTGCGTATATGATACCAGTCGGTTGTCTTTCCTAAAATTTTTAAAGTATCGTCCCGTTTGGCCTGTCCCAATTTTTCCGCTTTGGCGAAAGCAGAAGCCCTAATATTAGCAATGGAGGAAGTAACCACACAAAATTGCTTTGTAGTTTCATTTTTTGCTGAAGGCACGGGGGCGATCCCTTCAAAAACGTATGGCAACGGATTAATAGCGCCACGCCCACGCCGATAAATACCAAAATGTAAATGCGGCGGCGTGGTACGCGCATTGCCGGTATTGCCTACGAGACCAAGCGTGTCACCTCTTTTTACACGCTGACCGGGTGAAGCAATAATGCTGTCCAGATGGGCGTAATAGAGCGAATTGCCAAAAATGCCAGAGCGCAACCACACTTGTTTGCCGCCCAGCCCGCGGTTGCCCGTAGAACTCACCCTGCCATCACAGGCGGCAAGAACCGGCGTACCACGATCTGCAAAAATATCAAGCCCTTCATGGCTACGCCTGCCACCATCGCGGTTTGCCCCCCAGAAGCTCTGTATGGCCGCGTTCCCTTTTTCCGCTACGGGAAAACTATAGAGCGGCGTGCGATAGAGGAGAAGGTTGAACGTGGTAGAAGCTTGAATTTCTGGCTGAACCACGAGTTTATAATCTCCGGTTTCTTTTACTGTAAACTGAATTTGATTTTCATTGGGCAGGTTTTCGAGTTCCAGTTTTAAAGGATTAAGAGAATCTCCTACGGAACGAAAAAGTGCCAAAAACACCTTATTTTTAACCGAATCTGCCTGAATTTCGGCAGAAAAGCGCTCTCCCTGCTGCAAATGCAAATTATATCCCGCAGCGGTAAAATTATTTTGCCAAAAATGACCAGACTCCACGTAAGGCAGTTTTACTAAAACACTGTCTTTTTTTGCCAATTCAAACGCCCGTTCCCAGCGATCAGATTGTGTGGAGTCGTTTTCGAGTTCGCGTTTGTAGACTTCCCTGGCGGAAGGATTGGTAATAAAATCCTTCGCTTTGGTAATTTCCTTACATGCTAAAAAGGTCAGCATAAGAAAAAAAATAAAAAATAGATTTTTAAAATTCAAGGCGGTTTTTCATCAAAAACTGCACGAATTATGCCAGTTCCTGGCTAAAATTAGGCGAATTAGGAGCCTTTTTTACCGGTTTTAACGATTTGTTGACAGCCATTATAGTGCGAACCAGGTTATTTTTAAACATGGCAAAAGAATATGATGAAAAACCTATAAAAGTCCCGCGCTTCAACGAAGCGGGTGGTTTCTACACCACACCGCGGCGCTCTAAACTGATGAGCAAAATAAAGGGCAAAAATACAAAGCCAGAGTTACAACTGCGAAAGGCGCTGTGGGCGGCAGGTTTTCGGTATCGTGTGAACAGTAAATATTTGATCGGTAAACCGGATATTTCGATCAAAAAATACAAGACTGCAATTTTTATTGATGGGGAATTTTGGCATGGCTACGACTGGGAGAATAAAAAATTGAAGATCAAAAGCAACCGGGATTTCTGGATCCCAAAAATTGAACGCAACATGCAACGCGACCGGGAGGTCAATGCAAAACTTGAGGAAATGGGCTACACTGTTTTTAGATTTTGGGCTAAAGATTTAAAAGATGATCTTGAAGCCTGCGTCAATCAGGTCATTACACATTTTGAGAAAAGCACCAGGCTTGTAAACGGTACAAAGTAGACTATAAATTGTCTTTTTTTACAAAATTTTTAATTTATATAATACACATTCTACACGCCATAAAACCAGCTACAAGGCACTTACAAACCACCTTATTTCCTACTGTTGAAAAGTTCGCTCGCAGCCCATTGAGATTGACTTTTTGGGGAACTTTTCATTTTTTTTGAAAGTACAAAATATTAATAATCAATAAATTAAATAAATTTTTTGGTTAAGTAGGAATTGCCCTATGTTGAAAACTTTGTTGAAAACGAAAAGGCTTTTACCCTCTGATTGGTCTTATTTTTTTCCATATTTGTTAGTCCCAAATAACACCAAATTAACCACACGTAAACCCCTAAGACTATGAGTAATGCAGTAGAGCCCATTTTGCAGGAAAACAAAAACCGGTTTGTAATTTTCCCTATTCAACACCATGACATCTGGGAATGGTACAAAAAATCTGAAGCAAGTTTCTGGACCGCAGAAGAAATTGACCTTCATCAGGACCTTACCGACTGGAAGAATAAACTTAATGCAGATGAGCGCTATTTTGTAAAGCATATTCTTGCTTTTTTTGCCGCTTCAGACGGTATCGTAAATGAAAATCTTGCCGAAAACTTCGTGAACGAAGTACAATATTCCGAAGCTAAGTTTTTCTACGGTTTCCAGATCATGATGGAAAATATTCATTCAGAAACGTATTCGCTACTTATTGATACGTACGTTAAAAACGATGAAGAAAAAGACGGTCTTTTTAATGCCATTGAAACTTTCCCGGCCATAAAGAAAAAGGCAGATTGGGCTTTAAAATGGATTGAAAGCCCCAGTTTTGCTGAGCGTTTGATCGCTTTTGCCGCTGTGGAAGGTATTTTCTTTTCTGGCGCATTTTGCTCTATTTTCTGGTTAAAGAAACGTGGTCTTATGCCTGGTCTTACCTTTTCTAATGAATTGATCTCAAGAGACG
It contains:
- the rbfA gene encoding 30S ribosome-binding factor RbfA, with translation METNRQKKVAGVLQKDLVDVLQKAMLEAGVKDMIISVSKVSTTTDLSQAKVYVSVFPNKRGNEILAELKQLKPFIKHEIAQRTRHQLRRMPELQFFLDDSLEYIDGIDKSLKGGNDPIENPELLPRRKKS
- the mce gene encoding methylmalonyl-CoA epimerase produces the protein MERIDHIGIAVKDLKKANLFYKKLLGTAHYKIEFVESEHVNTSFFKMGENKIELLEATSDDSPIAKFIAKYGEGMHHVAYAVDDIKGELKRLKEEGFDLINETPKRGADNKWVAFVHPKSAGGILMELCQDVLTPDLPERD
- a CDS encoding P1 family peptidase, which gives rise to MKNILTIIFLTLSISIYSQEPRARDLGIQFEGTTGKFNAITDVEGVSVGHSTIISGSGKNELEKGPIRTGVTAIFPSGKKKKPLYANWYSLNGNGEMTGTTWITESGFLETPIMLTNTFSVGTVRQATLKWMVDTVWSDEDWWWAFPVVAETYDGFLNDIYGFQVQEKNVLEAIENTTNKEVEEGNVGGGTGMMSFGFKSGIGTSSRILKFPDTTYTVGVLVQSNFGDKKRFRIDGVPIGKELKDTLDIEYKEQPESRRQNGDGSIIVIVATDVPLLPYQLKRVSQRVPIGIGKLGGIGANGSGDIFISFSTANQGAYIREGKTSVVTISNDWMNDVFEATIQAVEEDVINAMVAAETMDGNNGNKVYALPHDKLIEIMKKYNRIK
- a CDS encoding FKBP-type peptidyl-prolyl cis-trans isomerase, producing the protein MKFNKLFLALPVALTLVNCNDSKMQSSGDADLKTFKDSVSYIIGANTGAQFKQALGDNPEQFFDVDVYVQGVRTALTDSVDIPPAAMQQVMQKFDTQLRERQQKEQQAKAEENKGKEEAFLKENATKEGVQTTDSGLQYKVLEEGTGATPSATDQVEVNYEGKLIDGSVFDSSYERGQSATFGVNQVIKGWTEGLQLMKEGAKYEFYIPSDLAYGQQGSAPKIGPGEPLMFTVELIDIKDSE
- a CDS encoding acyl-CoA dehydrogenase family protein, whose product is MSLFSKVKNTINLLKHVDLDALTKLSKKVDLSEVMAAVGNLDDRQLGGLMKMLKTQSKKGQHKLPPIDGDFYNLELKLTPEQREIQMKMRNFMEEEVKPIANEYWNKAEFPHHIIPKMAKLNVCGIAYKGYGCPDQSFLMEGILAMELARVDVSISTFFGVHSGLAMGSIYLCGSEEQKQEWLPKMQKFEKIGAFGLTEPEVGSGVAGGMGTTCKKEGEEWVLNGQKKWIGNATFSDLTVIWARDVDSDRVKGFIVRKENPGFKAEKMPDKMALRTVQNAIITLTDCRVPETDRLQNANSFKDTAKVLRMTRAGVAWQAVGCARGAYEAALKYTKKREQFGRPIASFQLIQNHLVEMVANLTAMETLCFRLSEMQDGDILKDEHASLAKVFCSMRTRDVVSRAREVMGGNGILLEYDVARFVADAEAIYSYEGTKEINTLIVGRAITGYSAFVS
- a CDS encoding M23 family metallopeptidase yields the protein MLTFLACKEITKAKDFITNPSAREVYKRELENDSTQSDRWERAFELAKKDSVLVKLPYVESGHFWQNNFTAAGYNLHLQQGERFSAEIQADSVKNKVFLALFRSVGDSLNPLKLELENLPNENQIQFTVKETGDYKLVVQPEIQASTTFNLLLYRTPLYSFPVAEKGNAAIQSFWGANRDGGRRSHEGLDIFADRGTPVLAACDGRVSSTGNRGLGGKQVWLRSGIFGNSLYYAHLDSIIASPGQRVKRGDTLGLVGNTGNARTTPPHLHFGIYRRGRGAINPLPYVFEGIAPVPSAKNETTKQFCVVTSSIANIRASAFAKAEKLGQAKRDDTLKILGKTTDWYHIRTRQDQSAYIHQSLLRDLTN
- a CDS encoding very short patch repair endonuclease; the encoded protein is MAKEYDEKPIKVPRFNEAGGFYTTPRRSKLMSKIKGKNTKPELQLRKALWAAGFRYRVNSKYLIGKPDISIKKYKTAIFIDGEFWHGYDWENKKLKIKSNRDFWIPKIERNMQRDREVNAKLEEMGYTVFRFWAKDLKDDLEACVNQVITHFEKSTRLVNGTK
- a CDS encoding ribonucleotide-diphosphate reductase subunit beta codes for the protein MSNAVEPILQENKNRFVIFPIQHHDIWEWYKKSEASFWTAEEIDLHQDLTDWKNKLNADERYFVKHILAFFAASDGIVNENLAENFVNEVQYSEAKFFYGFQIMMENIHSETYSLLIDTYVKNDEEKDGLFNAIETFPAIKKKADWALKWIESPSFAERLIAFAAVEGIFFSGAFCSIFWLKKRGLMPGLTFSNELISRDEGVHCDFAVHLHNHHLINKVPKDRIREIIVDALNIEREFITESLPSSLIGMNSKLMTQYLEFVTDRLLVELECEKEYNATNPFDFMDMISLQGKTNFFEKRVGEYQKAGVASGSGGQEGQKISFDADF